The Cygnus olor isolate bCygOlo1 chromosome 33, bCygOlo1.pri.v2, whole genome shotgun sequence genome contains a region encoding:
- the LOC121062646 gene encoding butyrophilin subfamily 3 member A2-like isoform X3, whose translation MGLHWGCGHPSLTGHARGLLTSLFTLLLLRLGSAQLRVVGPGHSVTATVGQDVVLPCHLSPQRDARTLEVRWIRGEFSETVHHYRNGEDLYGEQTGAYVGRTELARDGLSAGSLDLRIVELRPSDDGQYVCTVKGAGAYDEAIVELEVSATGTDPHLYLGGYEAGGVRVLCRSAGWYPLPQLLWRDARGQHLPSVSQTHSQDQEGLFEIEGAVTVTGSVEGPLSCVVRSSRLQQEQESSLHITAPFFHNAQPWMVALALVLMLLAVSIGLGVYLFLKKGAQSRELGESLQSLPPAPGEVVSLREGMGWVGCGGLCAGVSGVLEEQLEADGGVGSAGAGAALGTGHGRDG comes from the exons ATGGGGCTCCACTGGGGCTGTGGCCACCCCAGCCTCACCGGCCATGCCAGGGGCCTCCTGACTTCCCTCTTCACTCTGCTCCTCCTCCGCCTGGGCTCAG cccagctcagagTGGTGGGACCAGGCCACTCTGTCACTGCCACCGTGGGGCAGGAtgttgtgctgccctgccacttGTCCCCTCAACGGGATGCTCGCACCTTGGAGGTCAGGTGGATCCGGGGTGAGTTCTCTGAGACAGTGCACCACTACCGCAATGGAGAGGACCTGTACGGGGAGCAGACGGGGGCATATGTCGGGAGGACAGAGTTGGCCAGAGATGGTCTCTCTGCTGGAAGCCTGGACTTGCGAATCGTGGAGCTGAGACCCTCTGATGATGGCCAGTATGTCTGCACTGTGAAAGGTGCTGGTGCTTATGACGAAGCTATTGTGGAGCTGGAGGTGTCAG CCACAGGCACTGACCCCCACCTCTACCTGGGGGGCTACGAGGCCGGAGGCGTCCGGGTGCTGTGTCGATCGGCCGGCTGGTACCCGCTGCCGCAGCTGCTGTGGAGGGATGCTCGCGGGCAGCATCTGCCCTCGGTCTCCCAGACACATTCCCAGGACCAGGAGGGGCTCTTTGAAATCGAAGGTGCCGTCACCGTGACCGGGAGCGTGGAGGGGCCCTTGTCCTGCGTGGTCAGGAGCAGCCgcctccagcaggagcaggaatCGTCCCTGCACATCACAG CTCCCTTCTTCCACAATGCCCAGCCCTGGATGGTGGCTCTGGCTCTGGTCCTCATGCTTTTGGCTGTGTCCATTGGCCTCGGTGTTTatctctttctgaagaaag GGGCACAGAGTCGAGAGCTGGGTGAGTCCTTGCAgtccctgcccccagcccctggggaagTGGTGTCCCTGCGGGAGGGAATGGGCTGGGTGGGCTGTGGGGGCTTGTGTGCTGGTGTCTcgggggtgctggaggagcagctggaggctgaCGGGGGAGTGGggagtgctggggctggggctgccctgggcacaGGACACGGCCGGGATGGCTGA
- the LOC121062646 gene encoding butyrophilin subfamily 3 member A2-like isoform X2 gives MVLPWDCGRPSFTGHARGLLTCLITLLLLRLGSAQLRVVGPGHSVTATVGQDVVLPCHLSPQRDARTLEVRWIRGEFSETVHHYRNGEDLYGEQTGAYVGRTELARDGLSAGSLDLRIVELRPSDDGQYVCTVKGAGAYDEAIVELEVSATGTDPHLYLGGYEAGGVRVLCRSAGWYPLPQLLWRDARGQHLPSVSQTHSQDQEGLFEIEGAVTVTGSVEGPLSCVVRSSRLQQEQESSLHITAPFFHNAQPWMVALALVLMLLAVSIGLGVYLFLKKGAQSRELGESLQSLPPAPGEVVSLREGMGWVGCGGLCAGVSGVLEEQLEADGGVGSAGAGAALGTGHGRDG, from the exons ATGGTGCTCCCCTGGGACTGCGGCCGCCCCAGCTTCACCGGCCATGCCAGGGGCCTCCTGACTTGCCTCATCACTCTACTCCTCCTCCGGCTGGGCTCAG cccagctcagagTGGTGGGACCAGGCCACTCTGTCACTGCCACCGTGGGGCAGGAtgttgtgctgccctgccacttGTCCCCTCAACGGGATGCTCGCACCTTGGAGGTCAGGTGGATCCGGGGTGAGTTCTCTGAGACAGTGCACCACTACCGCAATGGAGAGGACCTGTACGGGGAGCAGACGGGGGCATATGTCGGGAGGACAGAGTTGGCCAGAGATGGTCTCTCTGCTGGAAGCCTGGACTTGCGAATCGTGGAGCTGAGACCCTCTGATGATGGCCAGTATGTCTGCACTGTGAAAGGTGCTGGTGCTTATGACGAAGCTATTGTGGAGCTGGAGGTGTCAG CCACAGGCACTGACCCCCACCTCTACCTGGGGGGCTACGAGGCCGGAGGCGTCCGGGTGCTGTGTCGATCGGCCGGCTGGTACCCGCTGCCGCAGCTGCTGTGGAGGGATGCTCGCGGGCAGCATCTGCCCTCGGTCTCCCAGACACATTCCCAGGACCAGGAGGGGCTCTTTGAAATCGAAGGTGCCGTCACCGTGACCGGGAGCGTGGAGGGGCCCTTGTCCTGCGTGGTCAGGAGCAGCCgcctccagcaggagcaggaatCGTCCCTGCACATCACAG CTCCCTTCTTCCACAATGCCCAGCCCTGGATGGTGGCTCTGGCTCTGGTCCTCATGCTTTTGGCTGTGTCCATTGGCCTCGGTGTTTatctctttctgaagaaag GGGCACAGAGTCGAGAGCTGGGTGAGTCCTTGCAgtccctgcccccagcccctggggaagTGGTGTCCCTGCGGGAGGGAATGGGCTGGGTGGGCTGTGGGGGCTTGTGTGCTGGTGTCTcgggggtgctggaggagcagctggaggctgaCGGGGGAGTGGggagtgctggggctggggctgccctgggcacaGGACACGGCCGGGATGGCTGA